In Harpia harpyja isolate bHarHar1 chromosome 18, bHarHar1 primary haplotype, whole genome shotgun sequence, a single genomic region encodes these proteins:
- the SNX12 gene encoding sorting nexin-12 → MSEAAVADTRRLNAKPQDLTDAYGPPSNFLEIDIFNPQTVGMGRARYTSYELRMRTNLPIFKLKESCVRRRYSDFEWLKNELERDSKIVVPPLPGKALKRQLPFRGDEGIFEESFIEERRQGLEQFINKIAGHPLAQNERCLHMFLQEETIDRNYVPGKVRQ, encoded by the exons ATGTCGGAGGCGGCGGTGGCGGACACCCGGCGCCTGAACGCCAAGCCGCAGGACCTGACGGACGCGTACGGGCCGCCCAGCAACTTCCTCGAGATCGACATCTTCAACCCGCAGACCGTGGGCATGGGCCGCGCCAGATACACCAGCTACGAGCTCCGGATGCGG ACAAACCTCCCAATCTTCAAATTGAAGGAGTCGTGTGTGAGGAGACGATACAGTGACTTTGAATGGCTGAAGAATGAGCTGGAACGAGACAGTAAG ATTGTAGTGCCACCACTGCCTGGAAAAGCCTTGAAACGACAGCTTCCCTTCCGAGGAGACGAAGGCATCTTTGAGGAGTCCTTCATTGAGGAGCGGAGACAGGGACTAGAACAGTTTATTAACAA AATTGCTGGACACCCACTGGCACAGAACGAGCGCTGCTTACATATGTTCCTGCAAGAGGAGACTATTGATAGGAATTACGTCCCAGGGAAAGTGCGCCAGTAG
- the LOC128153950 gene encoding translation initiation factor IF-2-like isoform X3, producing the protein MWRWEQPPAGSGSPGCPDLLRHVDGPRSPLSPLYLSFFEEECRTIATRLRLGAAVAAEPSPVPGEGSALWPDAAGPVTSTPLRTSPPLDEGAPDSATPAARPSTGGSEAAAAPGPARGEPRRLPQPAAGGGPGAARPGSSLARPQALSRKAARRGAGQPPCGGPGPAGRPRTPARSPGRGGGRLSVSRARASLGLQLPKASKELGGPGTRLPQPSGTKLKLMPAAKSRLQHPRGALQLTQPSAVPKPTPRDTEMETAVKVGGRRQPSRRLSTAIPIVASRSRLQLLGKVASPKCFCLGKGSTTQELICNRTRELKEDGESKEWLVAAGTVLGVGKADQTWVCVESSFSSELAPGPTPGCGNAVPAEQSAGDQLSQELKHVKNELERVKGELADKTAQCEAYRQMICSLQAQLRAAGAECRK; encoded by the exons ATGTGGCGGTGGGAGCAGCCGCCGGCGGGGTCCGGCTCGCCGGGCTGCCCCGACCTGCTGCGGCACGTAGACGGTCCGCGCTCGCCGCTCTCCCCGCTGTACCTCAGCTTCTTCGAGGAGGAGTGCCGCACCATCGCCACCCGCCTGCGCCTCGGCGCCGCCGTTGCGGCCGAGCCCTCGCCGGTCCCGGGGGAGGGCAGCGCCCTGTGGCCCGACGCCGCCGGGCCCGTCACCTCCACGCCGCTGCGCACCTCGCCGCCCCTCGACGAGGGGGCCCCGGACAGCGCgacgcccgccgcccgcccgagCACGGGTGGCTccgaggccgccgccgccccgggcccggcccgcgggGAGCCCCGGCGCCTCCCGCAGCCCGCTGCCGGCGGTGGCCCCGGCGCAGCGCGGCCCGGCTCCAGCCTCGCCCGCCCGCAGGCCCTGTCCCGTAAGGCAGCACGGCGCGGTGCCGGGCAGCCCCCCTgcggcgggccgggccccgcgggcCGCCCCCGCACTCCTGCCCGGTCCCCGGGCCGTGGCGGCGGGAGGCTGTCTGTCTCCCGGGCACGGGCCTCTCTGGGTCTGCAGCTCCCTAAGGCCAGCAAGGAGCTCGGTGGCCCGGGAACAAGGCTCCCCCAGCCCTCAG GTACCAAGCTGAAGCTGATGCCGGCTGCCAAGTCCAGGCTTCAGCATCCCCGTGGGGCCTTGCAGCTGACACAACCTTCTGCCGTTCCCAAACCCACCCCCCGGGACACTGAGATGGAAA CTGCTGTCAAGGTTGGGGGTCGCAGACAGCCCTCCCGGAGGCTCTCTACAGCAATTCCTATTGTGGCTTCTCGCTCCCGACTGCAGCTGCTGGGAAAAGTGGCTTCCCCCAAGTGCTTTTGCCTCGGTAAGG GATCGACTACGCAGGAGCTGATATGCAATAGGACCCGAGAGCTGAAGGAAGACGGTGAGAGCAAAGAGTGGCTGGTTGCAGCAGGGACTGTCTTGGGAGTAG GTAAGGCTGACCAGACGTGGGTGTGTGTGGAGTCCTCTTTTTCCAGTGAGTTGGCCCCTGGCCCGACTCCAGGGTGTGGGAATGCAGTCCCTGCTGAGCAG TCTGCAGGTGATCAGTTGTCCCAGGAGCTGAAGCATGTAAAGAATGAACTGGAGCGAGTGAAGGGCGAGCTTG ctgacaaGACTGCCCAGTGTGAAGCCTATCGCCAGATGATCTGCTCCTTGCAGGCTCAGCTCAGAGCAGCAG GTGCTGAGTGCCGGAAGTAG
- the LOC128153950 gene encoding translation initiation factor IF-2-like isoform X4 translates to MWRWEQPPAGSGSPGCPDLLRHVDGPRSPLSPLYLSFFEEECRTIATRLRLGAAVAAEPSPVPGEGSALWPDAAGPVTSTPLRTSPPLDEGAPDSATPAARPSTGGSEAAAAPGPARGEPRRLPQPAAGGGPGAARPGSSLARPQALSRKAARRGAGQPPCGGPGPAGRPRTPARSPGRGGGRLSVSRARASLGLQLPKASKELGGPGTRLPQPSGTKLKLMPAAKSRLQHPRGALQLTQPSAVPKPTPRDTEMETAVKVGGRRQPSRRLSTAIPIVASRSRLQLLGKVASPKCFCLGKGSTTQELICNRTRELKEDGKADQTWVCVESSFSSELAPGPTPGCGNAVPAEQSAGDQLSQELKHVKNELERVKGELADKTAQCEAYRQMICSLQAQLRAAGICLEDAAVESGDSGRH, encoded by the exons ATGTGGCGGTGGGAGCAGCCGCCGGCGGGGTCCGGCTCGCCGGGCTGCCCCGACCTGCTGCGGCACGTAGACGGTCCGCGCTCGCCGCTCTCCCCGCTGTACCTCAGCTTCTTCGAGGAGGAGTGCCGCACCATCGCCACCCGCCTGCGCCTCGGCGCCGCCGTTGCGGCCGAGCCCTCGCCGGTCCCGGGGGAGGGCAGCGCCCTGTGGCCCGACGCCGCCGGGCCCGTCACCTCCACGCCGCTGCGCACCTCGCCGCCCCTCGACGAGGGGGCCCCGGACAGCGCgacgcccgccgcccgcccgagCACGGGTGGCTccgaggccgccgccgccccgggcccggcccgcgggGAGCCCCGGCGCCTCCCGCAGCCCGCTGCCGGCGGTGGCCCCGGCGCAGCGCGGCCCGGCTCCAGCCTCGCCCGCCCGCAGGCCCTGTCCCGTAAGGCAGCACGGCGCGGTGCCGGGCAGCCCCCCTgcggcgggccgggccccgcgggcCGCCCCCGCACTCCTGCCCGGTCCCCGGGCCGTGGCGGCGGGAGGCTGTCTGTCTCCCGGGCACGGGCCTCTCTGGGTCTGCAGCTCCCTAAGGCCAGCAAGGAGCTCGGTGGCCCGGGAACAAGGCTCCCCCAGCCCTCAG GTACCAAGCTGAAGCTGATGCCGGCTGCCAAGTCCAGGCTTCAGCATCCCCGTGGGGCCTTGCAGCTGACACAACCTTCTGCCGTTCCCAAACCCACCCCCCGGGACACTGAGATGGAAA CTGCTGTCAAGGTTGGGGGTCGCAGACAGCCCTCCCGGAGGCTCTCTACAGCAATTCCTATTGTGGCTTCTCGCTCCCGACTGCAGCTGCTGGGAAAAGTGGCTTCCCCCAAGTGCTTTTGCCTCGGTAAGG GATCGACTACGCAGGAGCTGATATGCAATAGGACCCGAGAGCTGAAGGAAGACG GTAAGGCTGACCAGACGTGGGTGTGTGTGGAGTCCTCTTTTTCCAGTGAGTTGGCCCCTGGCCCGACTCCAGGGTGTGGGAATGCAGTCCCTGCTGAGCAG TCTGCAGGTGATCAGTTGTCCCAGGAGCTGAAGCATGTAAAGAATGAACTGGAGCGAGTGAAGGGCGAGCTTG ctgacaaGACTGCCCAGTGTGAAGCCTATCGCCAGATGATCTGCTCCTTGCAGGCTCAGCTCAGAGCAGCAG GAATCTGTCTGGAAGATGCAGCAGTGGAGAGTGGTGACTCGGGGAGACACTGA
- the LOC128153950 gene encoding translation initiation factor IF-2-like isoform X1: protein MWRWEQPPAGSGSPGCPDLLRHVDGPRSPLSPLYLSFFEEECRTIATRLRLGAAVAAEPSPVPGEGSALWPDAAGPVTSTPLRTSPPLDEGAPDSATPAARPSTGGSEAAAAPGPARGEPRRLPQPAAGGGPGAARPGSSLARPQALSRKAARRGAGQPPCGGPGPAGRPRTPARSPGRGGGRLSVSRARASLGLQLPKASKELGGPGTRLPQPSGTKLKLMPAAKSRLQHPRGALQLTQPSAVPKPTPRDTEMETAVKVGGRRQPSRRLSTAIPIVASRSRLQLLGKVASPKCFCLGKGSTTQELICNRTRELKEDGESKEWLVAAGTVLGVGKADQTWVCVESSFSSELAPGPTPGCGNAVPAEQSAGDQLSQELKHVKNELERVKGELADKTAQCEAYRQMICSLQAQLRAAGICLEDAAVESGDSGRH, encoded by the exons ATGTGGCGGTGGGAGCAGCCGCCGGCGGGGTCCGGCTCGCCGGGCTGCCCCGACCTGCTGCGGCACGTAGACGGTCCGCGCTCGCCGCTCTCCCCGCTGTACCTCAGCTTCTTCGAGGAGGAGTGCCGCACCATCGCCACCCGCCTGCGCCTCGGCGCCGCCGTTGCGGCCGAGCCCTCGCCGGTCCCGGGGGAGGGCAGCGCCCTGTGGCCCGACGCCGCCGGGCCCGTCACCTCCACGCCGCTGCGCACCTCGCCGCCCCTCGACGAGGGGGCCCCGGACAGCGCgacgcccgccgcccgcccgagCACGGGTGGCTccgaggccgccgccgccccgggcccggcccgcgggGAGCCCCGGCGCCTCCCGCAGCCCGCTGCCGGCGGTGGCCCCGGCGCAGCGCGGCCCGGCTCCAGCCTCGCCCGCCCGCAGGCCCTGTCCCGTAAGGCAGCACGGCGCGGTGCCGGGCAGCCCCCCTgcggcgggccgggccccgcgggcCGCCCCCGCACTCCTGCCCGGTCCCCGGGCCGTGGCGGCGGGAGGCTGTCTGTCTCCCGGGCACGGGCCTCTCTGGGTCTGCAGCTCCCTAAGGCCAGCAAGGAGCTCGGTGGCCCGGGAACAAGGCTCCCCCAGCCCTCAG GTACCAAGCTGAAGCTGATGCCGGCTGCCAAGTCCAGGCTTCAGCATCCCCGTGGGGCCTTGCAGCTGACACAACCTTCTGCCGTTCCCAAACCCACCCCCCGGGACACTGAGATGGAAA CTGCTGTCAAGGTTGGGGGTCGCAGACAGCCCTCCCGGAGGCTCTCTACAGCAATTCCTATTGTGGCTTCTCGCTCCCGACTGCAGCTGCTGGGAAAAGTGGCTTCCCCCAAGTGCTTTTGCCTCGGTAAGG GATCGACTACGCAGGAGCTGATATGCAATAGGACCCGAGAGCTGAAGGAAGACGGTGAGAGCAAAGAGTGGCTGGTTGCAGCAGGGACTGTCTTGGGAGTAG GTAAGGCTGACCAGACGTGGGTGTGTGTGGAGTCCTCTTTTTCCAGTGAGTTGGCCCCTGGCCCGACTCCAGGGTGTGGGAATGCAGTCCCTGCTGAGCAG TCTGCAGGTGATCAGTTGTCCCAGGAGCTGAAGCATGTAAAGAATGAACTGGAGCGAGTGAAGGGCGAGCTTG ctgacaaGACTGCCCAGTGTGAAGCCTATCGCCAGATGATCTGCTCCTTGCAGGCTCAGCTCAGAGCAGCAG GAATCTGTCTGGAAGATGCAGCAGTGGAGAGTGGTGACTCGGGGAGACACTGA
- the LOC128153950 gene encoding translation initiation factor IF-2-like isoform X2, with protein MWRWEQPPAGSGSPGCPDLLRHVDGPRSPLSPLYLSFFEEECRTIATRLRLGAAVAAEPSPVPGEGSALWPDAAGPVTSTPLRTSPPLDEGAPDSATPAARPSTGGSEAAAAPGPARGEPRRLPQPAAGGGPGAARPGSSLARPQALSRKAARRGAGQPPCGGPGPAGRPRTPARSPGRGGGRLSVSRARASLGLQLPKASKELGGPGTRLPQPSGTKLKLMPAAKSRLQHPRGALQLTQPSAVPKPTPRDTEMETAVKVGGRRQPSRRLSTAIPIVASRSRLQLLGKVASPKCFCLGSTTQELICNRTRELKEDGESKEWLVAAGTVLGVGKADQTWVCVESSFSSELAPGPTPGCGNAVPAEQSAGDQLSQELKHVKNELERVKGELADKTAQCEAYRQMICSLQAQLRAAGICLEDAAVESGDSGRH; from the exons ATGTGGCGGTGGGAGCAGCCGCCGGCGGGGTCCGGCTCGCCGGGCTGCCCCGACCTGCTGCGGCACGTAGACGGTCCGCGCTCGCCGCTCTCCCCGCTGTACCTCAGCTTCTTCGAGGAGGAGTGCCGCACCATCGCCACCCGCCTGCGCCTCGGCGCCGCCGTTGCGGCCGAGCCCTCGCCGGTCCCGGGGGAGGGCAGCGCCCTGTGGCCCGACGCCGCCGGGCCCGTCACCTCCACGCCGCTGCGCACCTCGCCGCCCCTCGACGAGGGGGCCCCGGACAGCGCgacgcccgccgcccgcccgagCACGGGTGGCTccgaggccgccgccgccccgggcccggcccgcgggGAGCCCCGGCGCCTCCCGCAGCCCGCTGCCGGCGGTGGCCCCGGCGCAGCGCGGCCCGGCTCCAGCCTCGCCCGCCCGCAGGCCCTGTCCCGTAAGGCAGCACGGCGCGGTGCCGGGCAGCCCCCCTgcggcgggccgggccccgcgggcCGCCCCCGCACTCCTGCCCGGTCCCCGGGCCGTGGCGGCGGGAGGCTGTCTGTCTCCCGGGCACGGGCCTCTCTGGGTCTGCAGCTCCCTAAGGCCAGCAAGGAGCTCGGTGGCCCGGGAACAAGGCTCCCCCAGCCCTCAG GTACCAAGCTGAAGCTGATGCCGGCTGCCAAGTCCAGGCTTCAGCATCCCCGTGGGGCCTTGCAGCTGACACAACCTTCTGCCGTTCCCAAACCCACCCCCCGGGACACTGAGATGGAAA CTGCTGTCAAGGTTGGGGGTCGCAGACAGCCCTCCCGGAGGCTCTCTACAGCAATTCCTATTGTGGCTTCTCGCTCCCGACTGCAGCTGCTGGGAAAAGTGGCTTCCCCCAAGTGCTTTTGCCTCG GATCGACTACGCAGGAGCTGATATGCAATAGGACCCGAGAGCTGAAGGAAGACGGTGAGAGCAAAGAGTGGCTGGTTGCAGCAGGGACTGTCTTGGGAGTAG GTAAGGCTGACCAGACGTGGGTGTGTGTGGAGTCCTCTTTTTCCAGTGAGTTGGCCCCTGGCCCGACTCCAGGGTGTGGGAATGCAGTCCCTGCTGAGCAG TCTGCAGGTGATCAGTTGTCCCAGGAGCTGAAGCATGTAAAGAATGAACTGGAGCGAGTGAAGGGCGAGCTTG ctgacaaGACTGCCCAGTGTGAAGCCTATCGCCAGATGATCTGCTCCTTGCAGGCTCAGCTCAGAGCAGCAG GAATCTGTCTGGAAGATGCAGCAGTGGAGAGTGGTGACTCGGGGAGACACTGA
- the LOC128153950 gene encoding translation initiation factor IF-2-like isoform X5, protein MWRWEQPPAGSGSPGCPDLLRHVDGPRSPLSPLYLSFFEEECRTIATRLRLGAAVAAEPSPVPGEGSALWPDAAGPVTSTPLRTSPPLDEGAPDSATPAARPSTGGSEAAAAPGPARGEPRRLPQPAAGGGPGAARPGSSLARPQALSRKAARRGAGQPPCGGPGPAGRPRTPARSPGRGGGRLSVSRARASLGLQLPKASKELGGPGTRLPQPSGTKLKLMPAAKSRLQHPRGALQLTQPSAVPKPTPRDTEMETAVKVGGRRQPSRRLSTAIPIVASRSRLQLLGKVASPKCFCLGSTTQELICNRTRELKEDGKADQTWVCVESSFSSELAPGPTPGCGNAVPAEQSAGDQLSQELKHVKNELERVKGELADKTAQCEAYRQMICSLQAQLRAAGICLEDAAVESGDSGRH, encoded by the exons ATGTGGCGGTGGGAGCAGCCGCCGGCGGGGTCCGGCTCGCCGGGCTGCCCCGACCTGCTGCGGCACGTAGACGGTCCGCGCTCGCCGCTCTCCCCGCTGTACCTCAGCTTCTTCGAGGAGGAGTGCCGCACCATCGCCACCCGCCTGCGCCTCGGCGCCGCCGTTGCGGCCGAGCCCTCGCCGGTCCCGGGGGAGGGCAGCGCCCTGTGGCCCGACGCCGCCGGGCCCGTCACCTCCACGCCGCTGCGCACCTCGCCGCCCCTCGACGAGGGGGCCCCGGACAGCGCgacgcccgccgcccgcccgagCACGGGTGGCTccgaggccgccgccgccccgggcccggcccgcgggGAGCCCCGGCGCCTCCCGCAGCCCGCTGCCGGCGGTGGCCCCGGCGCAGCGCGGCCCGGCTCCAGCCTCGCCCGCCCGCAGGCCCTGTCCCGTAAGGCAGCACGGCGCGGTGCCGGGCAGCCCCCCTgcggcgggccgggccccgcgggcCGCCCCCGCACTCCTGCCCGGTCCCCGGGCCGTGGCGGCGGGAGGCTGTCTGTCTCCCGGGCACGGGCCTCTCTGGGTCTGCAGCTCCCTAAGGCCAGCAAGGAGCTCGGTGGCCCGGGAACAAGGCTCCCCCAGCCCTCAG GTACCAAGCTGAAGCTGATGCCGGCTGCCAAGTCCAGGCTTCAGCATCCCCGTGGGGCCTTGCAGCTGACACAACCTTCTGCCGTTCCCAAACCCACCCCCCGGGACACTGAGATGGAAA CTGCTGTCAAGGTTGGGGGTCGCAGACAGCCCTCCCGGAGGCTCTCTACAGCAATTCCTATTGTGGCTTCTCGCTCCCGACTGCAGCTGCTGGGAAAAGTGGCTTCCCCCAAGTGCTTTTGCCTCG GATCGACTACGCAGGAGCTGATATGCAATAGGACCCGAGAGCTGAAGGAAGACG GTAAGGCTGACCAGACGTGGGTGTGTGTGGAGTCCTCTTTTTCCAGTGAGTTGGCCCCTGGCCCGACTCCAGGGTGTGGGAATGCAGTCCCTGCTGAGCAG TCTGCAGGTGATCAGTTGTCCCAGGAGCTGAAGCATGTAAAGAATGAACTGGAGCGAGTGAAGGGCGAGCTTG ctgacaaGACTGCCCAGTGTGAAGCCTATCGCCAGATGATCTGCTCCTTGCAGGCTCAGCTCAGAGCAGCAG GAATCTGTCTGGAAGATGCAGCAGTGGAGAGTGGTGACTCGGGGAGACACTGA